In one window of Romboutsia hominis DNA:
- a CDS encoding TIM barrel protein has product MLENIKISGFSDEISSDFDTQLQTVTELGMEYISIRGVNEKNFSEYSIDELKTYIKPKLEEYKVKVSSIGSPIGKVFIDDEEGFNKQVDLLEKLCEMASILECKYIRMFSFYMPKGKNPDDYRDEVIKKLNIFTEIAKKHNIILLHENEKDIYGDISSRCLDILKSVNSDNFKAIFDFANFVQCMENTKECYELLKEYIVYYHIKDANKRDNQNVVCATGEGKIEEILTDAIKNGYKGFVTMEPHLVIFDSLKDLELEDVNEIIKEDKGLDGKSAYALQYKSLVNILGKIEFRLNKFGGDDMKQVRFGIVGIGQMGGSHASWLAEGKVAGAKLTAVCDINPAKKEWANEKLPKDVKFFDNYIDMLDSKEIDAVLIATPHYDHPVIAIEALNRDLHTLVEKPAGVYTKKIREMNELAESKPHLVFGMMFNQRTNPLYQRIKEIVDNGEIGEIRRTNWIITTWWRPQAYYDMSDWRATWSGEGGGVLANQAPHQLDLWQWICGMPTKVRANLQFGSHRNIAVEDDVTAFVEYENGATGTFITCTHDILGTDRFEIHGDKGKIVVEGSKKVTVKRMKESENELNKRLTFADVANLFRGEGMGDLFEVEEFEIPDQWGVQHINVMINFTEAILEGKKLLAPGTDGINGVILSNAMHLSSWTGKDIELPFDEDLYLEELNKRREAEKANA; this is encoded by the coding sequence ATGTTAGAAAATATAAAGATATCGGGATTTTCAGATGAAATAAGCAGTGATTTTGATACACAACTTCAAACAGTAACAGAACTTGGTATGGAGTATATATCAATAAGAGGGGTAAATGAAAAAAATTTTAGTGAATATAGTATAGATGAACTAAAAACTTATATAAAGCCAAAATTAGAAGAATATAAAGTAAAAGTATCTTCTATAGGATCACCTATAGGTAAAGTATTTATAGATGATGAAGAAGGTTTTAATAAGCAAGTAGATTTATTAGAAAAATTATGTGAAATGGCAAGTATACTAGAGTGTAAGTATATAAGAATGTTTAGTTTCTATATGCCAAAAGGTAAAAATCCTGATGACTATAGAGATGAAGTTATAAAAAAATTAAATATATTTACAGAAATAGCTAAAAAGCACAACATAATACTACTTCATGAAAATGAAAAAGACATATACGGAGATATATCTTCTAGATGCTTAGATATATTAAAAAGTGTAAATTCAGATAACTTTAAAGCTATATTTGACTTTGCAAACTTTGTTCAGTGTATGGAAAACACTAAAGAATGCTATGAACTATTAAAAGAATATATAGTATATTACCACATAAAAGATGCAAATAAACGTGATAATCAAAATGTAGTATGCGCAACTGGTGAAGGTAAGATAGAAGAAATACTAACAGATGCTATAAAAAATGGATATAAAGGCTTTGTAACTATGGAGCCACACTTAGTTATATTTGATTCATTAAAAGATTTAGAATTAGAAGATGTTAATGAAATAATAAAAGAAGACAAAGGTCTAGACGGAAAGAGTGCTTATGCACTTCAATATAAATCTTTAGTAAACATATTAGGAAAAATTGAGTTTAGATTAAACAAATTTGGAGGGGACGATATGAAACAAGTAAGATTTGGGATAGTTGGAATAGGTCAAATGGGTGGATCTCATGCTAGTTGGTTAGCAGAAGGAAAAGTAGCAGGAGCTAAGTTAACAGCAGTTTGTGATATAAACCCAGCTAAAAAGGAATGGGCTAATGAAAAGTTACCTAAAGATGTAAAATTCTTTGATAACTACATAGACATGTTAGATAGTAAAGAAATAGATGCTGTATTAATAGCTACACCACACTACGATCATCCAGTAATAGCTATAGAAGCATTAAACAGAGATTTACATACATTAGTTGAAAAGCCAGCAGGCGTTTATACTAAGAAAATAAGAGAAATGAATGAATTAGCAGAGTCTAAGCCACACTTAGTATTTGGTATGATGTTTAATCAAAGAACAAACCCATTATATCAAAGAATAAAAGAAATAGTAGATAACGGTGAAATAGGGGAAATAAGAAGAACTAACTGGATAATAACTACTTGGTGGAGACCACAAGCATACTATGATATGAGTGACTGGAGAGCAACTTGGTCAGGAGAAGGCGGAGGAGTATTAGCTAACCAAGCGCCTCACCAATTAGATTTATGGCAATGGATATGTGGAATGCCAACTAAAGTAAGAGCTAACTTACAATTTGGTTCTCACAGAAATATAGCTGTTGAAGATGATGTAACTGCTTTTGTTGAATACGAAAACGGAGCTACTGGAACATTTATAACTTGTACACATGACATATTAGGAACTGATAGATTTGAAATACACGGGGATAAAGGTAAGATAGTAGTTGAAGGAAGTAAGAAAGTAACAGTTAAGAGAATGAAAGAAAGCGAAAATGAATTAAACAAGAGATTAACTTTTGCTGATGTTGCAAATCTTTTCAGAGGAGAAGGTATGGGAGATTTATTCGAAGTTGAAGAATTTGAAATACCAGATCAATGGGGAGTTCAACATATAAATGTTATGATAAACTTCACTGAAGCTATATTAGAAGGTAAAAAATTATTAGCACCAGGAACAGATGGTATAAATGGAGTTATATTATCAAATGCAATGCACTTATCAAGCTGGACAGGAAAAGATATAGAATTACCATTTGATGAAGATTTATACCTAGAAGAATTAAACAAGAGAAGAGAAGCTGAAAAAGCTAACGCATAA